One genomic segment of Bradyrhizobium prioriisuperbiae includes these proteins:
- a CDS encoding SpvB/TcaC N-terminal domain-containing protein has translation MDNEAQGLSMAPPSLPSGGGAIKSIGKGWGAVGPRGTASLDIDLPISAGRGFAPALGLVYQSGAGKSEYGQGWSVPVPMIARRTSKGVPVYRDNDEIVGPGGEALLPELDEHGETIARAVSTYRGVQLDKTYQVVRYFPRLEGRGDLIECWRDGARWFWLIHAVDGDVQVYGRRSRTEQVVPEGTRTAEWSIDESVTAHGEHILYEYVGEDDRNVPVPWRARDVSHYAYLRCVRYGNRKADQVPFLLQSEQVDSQQWHFELIFDYGERDIDLTATPTYAASRDWPVRQDPFSRFDTGFEIRTLRLCHQVLMFHRFPELGSEPVLVQRLLLEYEQSPVVSHLVAAHRMAYGSDGEIAYLPPLEFDYTALPVSAQAQFKPFDAMPGLNDGRYQLVDLFGEGVPGVLYQSERGWMYREPIRAQTGADDIAYGEWRLLPQIPVANAGAPAAQALMDLTGDGRLDWIVAQPGLAGFFTLHPDRSWSEFAPFAAFPTEFFSPYGQLADLVGDGLADLALIGTRSVRLYANRRESGFAAPIDVPRNSTDDNLPVPNNSRTELVAFSDPLGSGQQHLIRIRHNEVSCWPNLGNGAFGARFTLATLPFSYEKFDASRVLLADLDGSGAVDLIYLNSEHALIFMNQSGHGFADPFELPWPEGVRYDRLCRVSTADLQGLGCSSLVFTAPHMTPQHWHCDFSTGGKPYLLHKSDNNMGAEGRVRYRSSAQEWLDEKRERIEGGQPAVVSQLPFPVHVVAEQSQHDQIAERTFTQTFSYRNGYYDGRAREFRGFGLLLQRDTDAATAAASADEDFVTPLLTKTWFHTGATDYRWREGFDTSDPEANALGDVLYSNFDSTSETDEFGQETQWDTDTLHDAAYALCGSVLRSELFGADQTTPYATIEARFLVRRLRARRTHDRYSVMQMLPVEAVHYTYESTLTDPKCQHSVNLRWDRYGVPTQSAQVSYARRDGATPFPDDDYATSCWAASHDASQAHYYIAESLQRAIHLEDPQGWRLHLPWQARSNALVIPADALAPDEISYESFAGSSSPLDAHPRVLTGQSVVRYQLCGDGEATFEALTHYTELAELDDKALAAYDDVLSEAELEARLSEAGFHLMEEILSSGSDPANKVLWSVRRGFATYSDLDGFYRVVQYKENAAAGETRIQFDAHWCAVSQVTDAVGCVTEALYDYRTLQPLRITDPNNNRAEVLCDGFGCLLAASFYGTEGEETVGFAPIDDYRREITEPEAALNDPETALQGAATACFTDPFSWMGKIDSRLQKTARDNDWIAKRLVLPDGHLRGVARARLSQADQTLVSAAVARQLLATPRHPVHNLVLRADRYPDDPERQIRMALSSSDGFGRILQSKQKVEPGLAYRVSVDDTLELEEGAPVSVEADPRWCISGRVEYNHKGLPVRSYPPYFSNSHRYIRDQAFREFGHCDKQFYDALGRCVSVLSARGALWRTTYLPWHVVSEDANDMAADDPLHYRTPTLNVSDPRGLSARGVAFHRRKQRDAVEQRVAQQIHDVAGLPVASRDARLFALAEEDDTTPVNQSVVFSLSGLPLLTRNVDSGWSVTLVGASGLGLESWDSRGMHRHKQYDAALRPVAVFEQTGDGFPARAVEYFTYAGTDTEAQARNICGQLIRHDHAAGTRFVERISLTGGLLRESLYFLASMDTPDWPDAIPERDALWEEDSAATTQYRYNALGETLAQIDAKDNQQLFAHTVAGQLKAVSLQLRGQAAPKRLLDDIRYNAFGQVESETAGNGVISVAEYRPEDGVLIRGSVRRANGDALQDCLYEYDRVGNMLRCEDQAQSVQYFKNQRVEPVSTYRYDTLYQLIEATGREVNNASHGPALPELQPLNPDQLSNYVQTYRYDGSGNLIELRHAGAQNFTRRFGIARHSNRALPERDGQLPGEPDIAAGFDANGNLKQLQPGQSLFWNSRNQLMRVRPVVREDGEDDSESYVYDARGMRLRKVSTTRAANRTHTAEVRYLPGLEIRSDTASGERLLHVINVHAGAGNVRVLHWETGKPEDIENDQIRFTFSNRVGSGTLELDENAALLSQEEYYPYGGTALWAGRNTLEASYKTIRYSGRERDATGLYYYGYRYYAPWLQRWLNPDPGGAVDGLNLYQMVGSNPIRYVDRLGGNREARDALENQIRRYDELIREVTSALKTKKEQFGNLQESGDIGKKAAGHMAYQVTTGALKVGTKVGLTVAGSVLLPGLGTVAGYALSEVVVSGASAAASWGIDKAMKKGGKKVGWASDVIPKSSEMNPEQFIFDASSKTRQAKLLMSGKRPIDVSKKDTVETSLGYAAKVVPLPGASTAAKTLFQVGDTAQETKRAMAGLGLEKLDKFHAAIDSLESMLESEFDLTAIAFNELDVIEIPRHAEGVIGGMNTTTNKLTRQGHHNLIRFEKLLGKHQDAMQMLGEIQGHVSQLYFKHHHSKNDIESWKP, from the coding sequence ATGGACAACGAAGCGCAAGGCCTGTCGATGGCTCCTCCTTCTCTACCCAGCGGCGGAGGTGCCATCAAAAGTATCGGCAAGGGTTGGGGCGCGGTGGGGCCACGCGGCACAGCGTCACTCGATATCGATCTGCCGATCAGTGCCGGCCGGGGTTTTGCGCCGGCCCTGGGTCTCGTTTATCAAAGTGGCGCCGGTAAAAGTGAATATGGGCAGGGCTGGTCAGTACCGGTGCCGATGATTGCGCGCCGCACCAGCAAAGGCGTTCCCGTGTATCGGGATAACGATGAAATCGTCGGTCCGGGTGGTGAAGCGCTGTTGCCGGAGCTGGATGAGCATGGCGAGACGATCGCGCGCGCGGTTAGCACCTATCGCGGCGTGCAGCTCGATAAAACCTATCAGGTGGTGCGTTATTTTCCCCGGCTGGAAGGCAGGGGTGATCTGATCGAATGCTGGCGCGACGGTGCGCGCTGGTTCTGGTTGATTCATGCGGTGGATGGCGATGTGCAGGTGTATGGCCGGCGTTCGCGCACGGAGCAGGTGGTGCCGGAGGGCACGCGTACCGCGGAATGGTCCATCGACGAGTCGGTGACCGCGCACGGCGAACACATTCTGTATGAGTATGTTGGCGAAGATGATCGCAACGTGCCGGTTCCCTGGCGTGCGCGCGATGTTTCGCACTATGCCTATCTGCGCTGTGTGCGTTACGGCAATCGCAAGGCGGATCAGGTGCCGTTTTTACTGCAATCCGAGCAGGTCGATTCTCAGCAGTGGCATTTCGAGCTGATCTTCGATTATGGCGAGCGCGATATCGATTTGACGGCAACGCCCACGTATGCCGCCTCGCGGGATTGGCCAGTGCGGCAAGATCCTTTTTCGCGCTTCGATACGGGTTTTGAAATTCGCACGCTGCGTCTGTGCCATCAAGTTTTGATGTTTCACCGTTTTCCCGAGCTGGGCAGTGAACCTGTACTGGTGCAGCGCCTGCTGTTGGAGTATGAGCAAAGTCCCGTGGTGTCGCATCTGGTGGCGGCGCATCGGATGGCCTATGGCTCCGATGGCGAGATAGCGTATTTGCCGCCGCTGGAGTTTGACTACACGGCCTTGCCCGTGTCGGCACAGGCGCAGTTTAAGCCCTTCGATGCAATGCCGGGGCTGAACGATGGCCGCTATCAGCTGGTCGATCTATTCGGCGAAGGTGTGCCCGGGGTGTTGTATCAGTCCGAGCGCGGCTGGATGTACCGCGAGCCGATACGCGCGCAAACCGGCGCTGACGACATTGCTTATGGCGAGTGGCGGCTTTTGCCGCAGATTCCAGTGGCCAATGCCGGCGCCCCCGCTGCGCAAGCGCTGATGGATTTGACCGGCGATGGACGCCTCGACTGGATCGTGGCGCAGCCGGGTTTGGCGGGATTTTTCACCTTGCATCCCGATCGCTCCTGGTCGGAGTTCGCGCCCTTCGCCGCCTTTCCAACCGAGTTTTTTTCACCATACGGGCAATTGGCCGATCTGGTGGGCGATGGTCTGGCCGATCTGGCGTTGATCGGCACCCGCAGCGTGCGGCTTTATGCGAATCGGCGCGAATCGGGTTTCGCCGCGCCGATCGATGTGCCGCGCAATTCCACCGACGACAATCTGCCGGTACCGAACAACAGCCGGACCGAACTGGTGGCCTTCAGCGATCCGCTCGGCAGCGGCCAGCAGCATTTGATCCGCATCCGCCATAACGAAGTGAGTTGCTGGCCGAATCTGGGCAACGGAGCGTTCGGCGCGAGGTTTACGCTGGCGACCTTGCCTTTCAGCTATGAAAAGTTCGATGCGTCACGCGTATTGCTTGCCGATCTGGATGGCTCCGGCGCGGTCGATCTCATTTATCTGAACAGCGAACACGCGCTTATTTTCATGAATCAGAGCGGGCACGGCTTTGCGGATCCGTTCGAGCTGCCCTGGCCCGAGGGTGTGCGTTATGACCGGCTCTGCCGGGTCAGCACGGCGGATTTGCAGGGGCTGGGATGTTCCAGTCTCGTTTTCACCGCGCCGCATATGACGCCGCAACATTGGCACTGTGATTTTTCCACGGGCGGCAAACCGTATTTGCTGCATAAATCCGACAACAACATGGGCGCGGAGGGGCGTGTTCGTTATCGCAGTTCGGCGCAGGAGTGGCTGGATGAAAAGCGGGAGCGCATCGAGGGCGGACAGCCTGCCGTTGTATCCCAACTGCCGTTTCCGGTGCACGTGGTCGCGGAGCAAAGCCAGCATGATCAGATCGCGGAAAGAACTTTCACGCAGACGTTCAGTTATCGCAACGGTTATTACGATGGTCGTGCACGCGAGTTTCGCGGTTTCGGTCTGCTGCTGCAGCGCGATACCGACGCGGCGACAGCGGCCGCGTCAGCGGATGAGGATTTCGTAACGCCGCTGCTGACCAAAACCTGGTTCCATACGGGAGCCACCGACTACCGCTGGCGCGAAGGCTTCGATACCAGCGATCCCGAGGCGAATGCGCTGGGCGACGTGCTGTATTCGAATTTCGACAGTACCAGCGAAACCGATGAATTCGGTCAGGAAACACAATGGGATACGGACACTCTGCATGACGCGGCTTACGCGTTGTGCGGTTCGGTATTGAGGTCAGAACTGTTCGGCGCCGATCAGACCACGCCCTACGCGACGATCGAGGCGCGTTTTCTGGTGCGCCGTCTGCGGGCGCGTCGTACGCACGATCGGTATTCGGTGATGCAGATGCTGCCCGTCGAGGCGGTTCATTACACCTACGAAAGTACACTCACCGATCCGAAGTGTCAGCACAGCGTTAATCTGCGTTGGGACCGTTATGGGGTACCCACCCAAAGCGCGCAGGTGAGTTACGCGCGTCGTGACGGCGCCACGCCGTTTCCCGACGATGATTACGCCACGTCTTGCTGGGCAGCTTCGCACGATGCGTCGCAGGCGCATTACTACATTGCGGAGAGTTTACAGCGGGCCATTCATCTGGAGGATCCGCAGGGCTGGCGTCTGCATTTACCCTGGCAGGCTCGCAGCAACGCGCTGGTCATTCCCGCCGACGCGCTGGCACCCGACGAAATTTCCTATGAATCGTTTGCCGGCTCGTCATCGCCGCTCGATGCCCATCCGCGCGTACTCACGGGACAGAGTGTGGTGCGTTATCAGTTGTGCGGCGATGGCGAAGCGACCTTTGAAGCCTTGACCCACTATACGGAGCTGGCCGAACTCGACGACAAGGCGCTGGCCGCTTACGACGATGTCTTGAGCGAGGCGGAACTGGAAGCACGCTTGAGCGAAGCGGGTTTTCACCTCATGGAGGAGATTTTGTCTTCCGGCTCTGATCCGGCCAACAAGGTGTTGTGGTCCGTTCGCCGGGGCTTCGCGACCTACAGCGATCTCGACGGTTTTTATCGTGTGGTCCAGTACAAGGAAAACGCCGCCGCGGGCGAAACACGGATTCAATTCGATGCGCACTGGTGCGCGGTGAGTCAGGTGACGGACGCCGTGGGCTGCGTTACTGAAGCGCTGTATGACTATCGGACTCTGCAACCATTGCGCATCACCGATCCGAACAACAACCGCGCGGAAGTCTTGTGCGATGGCTTCGGATGTTTGCTCGCCGCCAGCTTCTACGGCACCGAGGGTGAGGAGACCGTGGGGTTTGCCCCCATCGATGACTACCGACGGGAAATTACCGAGCCGGAGGCGGCTTTGAACGATCCGGAGACGGCTTTGCAAGGCGCGGCCACGGCGTGTTTCACCGATCCGTTCAGCTGGATGGGAAAAATCGACAGCCGTTTGCAGAAAACGGCGCGAGATAACGATTGGATCGCTAAACGGCTCGTTTTGCCGGATGGTCATTTGCGTGGTGTGGCGCGGGCTCGCTTATCTCAGGCTGATCAAACGCTGGTATCCGCCGCCGTCGCCAGACAATTACTGGCGACACCACGCCACCCCGTGCATAACTTGGTGTTGCGGGCGGATCGTTATCCGGACGATCCCGAACGGCAGATTCGCATGGCATTGTCGTCGTCGGATGGATTCGGCCGGATTCTGCAAAGCAAACAGAAAGTCGAGCCGGGGCTGGCTTATCGTGTGAGCGTGGACGATACGCTGGAGCTGGAGGAAGGCGCGCCGGTTTCCGTCGAAGCCGATCCGCGCTGGTGCATAAGCGGCCGTGTCGAATACAACCATAAGGGTCTGCCGGTGCGCAGCTACCCACCTTATTTTTCCAACAGCCATCGTTATATTCGCGATCAGGCTTTCCGCGAATTCGGCCATTGCGACAAGCAGTTTTACGATGCGCTGGGCCGGTGTGTTTCGGTGCTGAGCGCGCGCGGAGCCCTCTGGCGCACCACGTATTTGCCGTGGCATGTTGTCAGCGAGGATGCGAACGATATGGCCGCCGACGATCCGCTGCACTACCGGACGCCGACGCTGAATGTGAGCGATCCTCGCGGTTTGAGTGCGCGCGGTGTGGCGTTTCATCGGCGGAAGCAGAGAGACGCCGTGGAACAACGCGTGGCGCAGCAAATCCACGATGTCGCCGGGCTGCCGGTCGCGAGTCGTGATGCGCGTCTGTTCGCGCTGGCAGAAGAGGATGATACAACACCCGTAAACCAGTCCGTGGTGTTCAGCCTGAGCGGCTTGCCACTGCTGACGCGCAATGTGGATTCGGGATGGAGCGTGACACTGGTCGGTGCATCGGGGCTGGGCCTGGAAAGCTGGGATAGCCGAGGCATGCATCGGCATAAGCAATACGATGCTGCATTGCGCCCGGTCGCCGTGTTTGAACAGACGGGAGATGGATTTCCCGCGCGTGCGGTCGAGTATTTTACCTACGCCGGCACTGACACGGAAGCGCAGGCGCGCAATATTTGCGGACAGCTGATACGGCACGATCATGCGGCGGGTACGCGATTTGTCGAACGCATCAGCCTGACTGGCGGCCTGTTGCGGGAATCCCTCTACTTCCTTGCATCGATGGATACACCCGACTGGCCGGACGCGATCCCGGAACGGGATGCATTGTGGGAAGAGGACAGCGCTGCCACTACGCAATACCGCTACAACGCGTTGGGCGAAACGCTGGCGCAGATCGATGCCAAGGACAACCAGCAGCTATTCGCGCACACGGTGGCGGGGCAGCTCAAGGCTGTTTCTCTACAATTACGGGGGCAGGCGGCACCGAAACGGTTGCTTGACGATATTCGCTATAACGCTTTCGGTCAGGTGGAAAGTGAAACGGCGGGTAATGGTGTGATCAGCGTCGCTGAATATCGTCCCGAAGATGGCGTGTTGATCCGTGGCAGCGTGCGCCGCGCGAATGGCGACGCCTTGCAGGATTGTTTGTACGAGTACGACCGTGTGGGCAATATGCTGCGCTGCGAGGATCAAGCGCAGTCGGTGCAATATTTTAAAAATCAGCGTGTCGAGCCGGTCAGCACGTATCGCTACGACACGCTGTACCAGCTGATCGAGGCGACGGGGCGCGAAGTCAATAACGCCAGCCACGGCCCGGCGCTGCCGGAGCTGCAACCGCTCAATCCGGATCAACTCTCCAACTACGTGCAAACCTACCGCTACGATGGCAGCGGCAATCTGATCGAGTTGCGTCACGCCGGCGCGCAGAATTTCACGCGGCGTTTTGGCATCGCGCGGCACAGTAACCGCGCGTTGCCGGAGCGGGACGGGCAACTGCCAGGTGAGCCGGATATCGCCGCCGGTTTCGATGCCAATGGCAATCTCAAACAATTGCAACCGGGGCAGAGTCTGTTCTGGAACAGCCGCAATCAACTGATGAGAGTCAGGCCGGTGGTGCGTGAAGACGGCGAAGACGATAGCGAGTCTTATGTCTATGACGCACGCGGCATGCGGCTGCGCAAGGTGAGCACGACACGGGCGGCCAATCGAACGCACACGGCGGAAGTCCGTTACTTGCCGGGACTGGAAATTCGCAGCGATACCGCCAGCGGAGAGAGATTGCTGCATGTCATTAATGTGCACGCTGGTGCCGGTAACGTGCGTGTGCTGCATTGGGAAACCGGCAAACCGGAAGATATCGAAAATGATCAGATCCGTTTCACGTTCAGTAATCGTGTGGGGTCCGGAACATTGGAGCTGGATGAAAACGCGGCGCTGCTGAGTCAGGAGGAATACTACCCCTACGGCGGCACGGCTTTATGGGCAGGAAGAAATACGCTGGAGGCCAGTTATAAAACGATCCGGTATTCCGGCAGGGAGCGCGATGCGACGGGCTTGTATTACTACGGTTACCGCTACTACGCGCCCTGGCTGCAACGCTGGCTGAATCCAGATCCAGGCGGAGCGGTGGACGGGCTCAATCTTTATCAGATGGTGGGCAGCAATCCCATCCGTTATGTGGATCGACTGGGTGGAAATCGGGAGGCTAGGGATGCGCTGGAGAATCAGATCCGACGCTACGACGAGCTTATCAGAGAAGTCACTTCGGCGCTGAAGACGAAGAAAGAGCAGTTTGGCAACCTGCAGGAATCCGGTGATATCGGCAAAAAGGCGGCGGGGCATATGGCGTATCAGGTCACTACGGGGGCTCTCAAGGTTGGTACCAAGGTGGGGTTGACCGTGGCGGGCTCCGTGCTGCTCCCGGGGTTAGGAACAGTGGCGGGCTATGCCTTATCAGAGGTGGTGGTTTCGGGTGCAAGCGCGGCCGCATCCTGGGGAATCGACAAAGCTATGAAAAAAGGCGGGAAAAAAGTTGGTTGGGCATCGGACGTCATTCCGAAGTCCTCTGAAATGAATCCCGAACAGTTTATTTTTGATGCATCCAGTAAAACCAGGCAAGCAAAGTTGCTGATGAGTGGCAAGCGGCCAATCGATGTGAGTAAAAAAGATACCGTTGAAACATCTTTGGGATACGCGGCCAAGGTCGTGCCTCTCCCAGGGGCATCAACTGCGGCCAAAACATTGTTTCAGGTTGGCGACACCGCCCAAGAGACCAAGCGTGCGATGGCGGGTCTGGGGCTGGAAAAGCTGGATAAATTCCATGCGGCGATTGATTCACTGGAGAGCATGCTGGAATCTGAATTTGATCTGACCGCAATCGCATTTAATGAGCTGGACGTCATTGAAATACCTCGACACGCTGAAGGAGTGATTGGAGGGATGAATACCACGACGAACAAACTCACTCGGCAGGGCCACCATAATCTCATCCGCTTTGAGAAATTACTTGGCAAACACCAGGATGCCATGCAGATGCTCGGCGAGATCCAAGGACATGTGTCTCAGCTCTATTTCAAACATCACCACTCTAAAAACGACATCGAGAGCTGGAAGCCATGA